In Halovivax gelatinilyticus, the following are encoded in one genomic region:
- the trpC gene encoding indole-3-glycerol phosphate synthase, translating into MTTTELAPPVRSILAAARNRSTSANRTVSVSPRSLPDAIERAACEGRVPVIAEVKPTSPTTDGVREADPAALAREMVAGGATALSVLTEPEHFGGSLEALEAVRAAVDVPVLRKDFLLSEAHLDAVRADLVLLIARFVDDLPRLVDAARSRGFQPLVEVHTREELHRALDAGAELVGINNRDLASLEVDLSTFERVTERTDRPGDTEDRRLDRRLRGVTVIAESGIATADDVRRMRVAGADALLVGSAIMDGDVERNTRRLVDADGLADSPAPANDGSEVDSA; encoded by the coding sequence ATGACTACTACAGAGCTCGCACCGCCCGTTCGATCGATCCTGGCGGCCGCTCGAAATCGATCGACGTCGGCGAATCGGACGGTGTCCGTCTCACCCCGGTCGCTTCCCGACGCGATCGAGCGCGCAGCGTGTGAGGGACGCGTCCCGGTGATCGCCGAGGTGAAACCGACGAGTCCGACGACCGACGGCGTCCGGGAGGCGGATCCGGCGGCGCTGGCTCGCGAAATGGTCGCGGGCGGGGCGACGGCGCTGTCGGTGCTGACCGAGCCCGAACACTTCGGCGGGTCGCTCGAGGCACTCGAAGCGGTTCGTGCGGCCGTCGACGTTCCGGTGCTCCGGAAGGACTTCCTGCTTTCTGAAGCCCACCTGGACGCCGTTCGCGCCGACCTCGTCTTGCTCATCGCCCGGTTCGTCGACGACCTTCCCCGATTGGTCGACGCCGCACGCTCGCGCGGGTTCCAGCCGCTCGTCGAAGTTCACACGCGCGAAGAGTTACACCGCGCGCTCGACGCCGGGGCCGAACTCGTCGGGATCAACAATCGGGACCTCGCCTCGCTCGAGGTCGATCTCTCGACGTTCGAGCGCGTAACGGAGCGAACCGATCGTCCTGGCGATACCGAGGATCGGCGGCTCGACCGACGACTCCGGGGTGTGACGGTGATCGCCGAGAGCGGAATCGCGACGGCGGACGACGTGCGTCGGATGCGCGTCGCCGGCGCAGATGCGCTCCTCGTCGGGAGTGCCATCATGGACGGCGACGTCGAGCGAAACACCCGGCGACTGGTCGACGCGGACGGCCTCGCGGATTCACCGGCTCCCGCGAACGACGGGTCGGAGGTCGATTCCGCGTGA